In the Harmonia axyridis chromosome 3, icHarAxyr1.1, whole genome shotgun sequence genome, one interval contains:
- the LOC123675618 gene encoding tumor rejection antigen P815A-like isoform X2 has protein sequence MMIPIMSNAEPAPKELIDKVSCSCKTNCLSARCGCKKSGLKCNKFCKSCQGQSCDNASARSFNLEDDENEDKEDEERDDSDDENDDDGNVYEDENDGEEETTVEDGEQENEAICTGRKTVKNTRSKVSTQKIFCGCRTNCASARCSCRKSSLKCNELCKFCHGDTCNNSINAGVDTNEDSEYETHKKANDKDEETPTEEENEGS, from the exons ATGATGATACCTATCATGTCAAACGCGGAACCAGCACCAAAGGAGTTAATAGATAAA GTTTCTTGTAGCTGTAAAACGAATTGTTTATCAGCTCGATGTGGTTGCAAAAAAAGTGgtttaaaatgcaataaattttgtaaaagttgccaaggccaaagctgtgaTAACGCTTCTGCAAGATCGTTTAATCTTGAGgatgatgaaaatgaagataaagaagatgaagaaagagatgatagtgatgatgaaaatgatgatgatggaAATGTTTATGAGGATGAAAATGATGGTGAAGAAGAAACTACTGTCGAAGACGGAGAACAAGAAAATGAAGCTATATGTACAGGACGTAAAACTGTTAAAAACACTCGTTCAAAAGTATCCACACAAAAG ATTTTTTGTGGTTGTAGAACCAATTGTGCATCAGCAAGATGTAGTTGTAGAAAAAGTTCTCTCAAATGTAATGAATTATGCAAGTTTTGTCATGGTGATACATGCAATAACAGTATAAATGCAGGCGTTGATACCAATGAAGATAGTGAATATGAGACACATAAAAAAGCTAACGATAAAGACGAAGAAACACCTACTGAAGAAGAAAACGAAGGAAGCTAA